In the Brassica napus cultivar Da-Ae chromosome A7, Da-Ae, whole genome shotgun sequence genome, one interval contains:
- the LOC125576604 gene encoding S-protein homolog 5-like, whose amino-acid sequence MALYDKSHSIFMIMISFYSLYTIFASVLDVSNAVQETSTSGSAGVDGFWPLAPKHVIINNTVQSKQTLNVHCKSSEDDLGLIHIPWNQTWGFKFHVNVFKTTKFRCHFTWGVGESHEFNIFTVARDDDNFGDYEVCKVCIWEVGRDNKGKAMCRVNRDELNHPVCFPWDDKVIL is encoded by the coding sequence ATGGCTCTCTATGATAAGTCGCATAGCATTTTCATGATTATGATCTCATTTTATAGTCTTTATACTATTTTTGCATCAGTGTTAGATGTCTCAAATGCTGTGCAGGAAACATCAACATCAGGATCTGCAGGCGTTGACGGCTTCTGGCCTCTAGCACCAAAGCATGTCATAATCAACAACACTGTACAGAGCAAGCAAACTCTGAATGTACATTGCAAATCTAGTGAAGATGACTTGGGGTTGATCCATATCCCTTGGAACCAAACCTGGGGTTTCAAATTTCATGTTAACGTTTTCAAAACTACGAAGTTTAGATGCCATTTTACGTGGGGTGTAGGCGAATCTCacgaatttaatatatttacggTAGCAAGAGACGACGACAATTTTGGAGATTATGAAGTCTGTAAAGTATGTATTTGGGAGGTGGGAAGAGACAATAAAGGGAAAGCTATGTGTCGAGTAAATCGAGATGAATTGAATCATCCTGTTTGTTTCCCTTGGGACGATAAAGTTATTTTGTAA